A window of the Nisaea acidiphila genome harbors these coding sequences:
- a CDS encoding twin-arginine translocation signal domain-containing protein: protein MAKAKKPESSRRDFLKLSGIGAAAGAAAIAGAQKPAEAAERPEKVSAGYRETAHVKTAYALSRF, encoded by the coding sequence ATGGCGAAAGCAAAAAAGCCCGAATCCTCACGCCGTGATTTCCTGAAATTGTCGGGCATCGGCGCAGCCGCCGGTGCGGCGGCGATTGCCGGGGCGCAGAAACCTGCCGAGGCCGCCGAGCGGCCCGAAAAGGTCAGTGCCGGCTACAGGGAAACCGCGCATGTGAAGACGGCATACGCCTTGTCACGCTTCTAG
- a CDS encoding TorD/DmsD family molecular chaperone has protein sequence MTETARSLVSEEDAVRAHWYGLLAHFLARPPVAESLEIARSLGGDDTPLGKSVAAFAAAARAATPESGNDEFHQLFYGVGRGELVPHGSFYLTGFLNEKPLADLRDDLARLGVARADDVKEPEDHIAALCDVMAGMIRGDFGPACHLDRQAEFFDKHLAPWAEKFFEDLEGAKASVLYMPLGSIGRQFMAIEGESFRMLG, from the coding sequence GTGACAGAAACCGCCCGCAGTCTGGTGTCGGAAGAAGACGCCGTTCGTGCGCATTGGTACGGGTTGCTCGCGCATTTTCTTGCGCGGCCGCCTGTTGCCGAAAGTCTCGAGATTGCCCGGAGCCTCGGCGGGGACGACACGCCGCTCGGCAAATCAGTCGCGGCTTTCGCCGCGGCAGCGCGCGCGGCGACACCCGAGTCCGGAAATGACGAATTCCATCAGCTTTTCTACGGTGTCGGCCGCGGGGAACTGGTGCCGCACGGCTCATTCTACCTGACCGGATTCCTGAACGAAAAACCGCTCGCCGATCTGCGCGACGACTTGGCCCGGCTCGGGGTCGCGCGGGCCGACGATGTCAAGGAGCCGGAGGACCATATCGCCGCCCTTTGCGATGTGATGGCTGGCATGATCCGCGGCGATTTCGGGCCGGCCTGCCACCTCGATCGCCAGGCGGAGTTTTTCGACAAGCATCTCGCGCCCTGGGCGGAGAAATTCTTCGAGGATCTCGAAGGCGCGAAAGCCTCGGTTCTCTATATGCCTCTCGGGTCCATCGGACGGCAGTTCATGGCCATCGAGGGCGAAAGTTTCCGCATGCTCGGCTGA
- a CDS encoding DUF3306 domain-containing protein: MSERDDIPGRGFLGRWSERKQASREPVEASAALSIPEPAPETALPELYVGDERPLTEEEEAVVAALPDIESLDAESDFTPFMQTNVPEFLRRRALRALWRLNPVLANVDGLIDYGEDYTDAATVIEGLQTAYKVGRGFLTDEDLGIEPEAGDDAQNGETSGDGVAAAEPDATETDSAAGDTEEDEEVGDGDLV; encoded by the coding sequence TTGTCTGAGAGGGACGACATTCCCGGCCGGGGTTTTCTCGGTCGCTGGTCAGAGCGCAAACAGGCTTCTCGGGAGCCTGTCGAGGCGAGCGCTGCGCTGTCGATCCCAGAGCCGGCGCCCGAGACTGCCTTGCCCGAACTCTACGTCGGCGATGAGCGGCCGTTGACCGAAGAGGAGGAAGCCGTCGTCGCGGCCCTTCCGGATATTGAAAGCCTCGATGCGGAGAGCGATTTCACTCCCTTCATGCAGACCAATGTCCCGGAATTTCTGCGGCGCCGTGCGCTACGCGCGCTCTGGCGACTGAATCCGGTGCTGGCCAATGTCGATGGGCTGATCGATTACGGCGAGGACTACACGGACGCCGCGACCGTTATCGAGGGCCTGCAGACCGCGTACAAGGTGGGACGAGGGTTTCTGACAGACGAAGATCTCGGGATCGAGCCGGAGGCCGGTGACGATGCGCAGAACGGGGAGACATCTGGCGACGGCGTTGCGGCGGCGGAGCCGGACGCAACCGAAACGGACAGCGCCGCGGGCGATACGGAAGAAGACGAAGAAGTCGGCGACGGCGATCTCGTCTGA
- a CDS encoding DUF3305 domain-containing protein has translation MERSRTIPVGVVLERRKLDNPWQDHSWSAVSVIVGAPEVAEWKLLEKAEGAERYHAATLPLTLFRGETEPYKVNLAGTPSVYVVLRADDDPDSPYEVVPFLVTASAYEAQDYLDSGEEIVEAVPMPDGLIAWVQEFCDRHHEDEVFVKRKRSDHRKEQDKFARRPAVDAPRNGSGRRRLV, from the coding sequence ATGGAACGCAGCCGGACGATCCCGGTTGGTGTGGTGCTGGAGCGCAGGAAGCTCGACAATCCCTGGCAGGATCACAGCTGGAGCGCCGTCTCCGTCATTGTCGGCGCGCCGGAGGTGGCCGAATGGAAGCTGCTCGAAAAAGCCGAAGGCGCCGAGCGTTACCATGCCGCCACACTCCCGCTGACCCTGTTCCGGGGAGAAACCGAGCCCTATAAGGTCAACCTCGCCGGCACCCCGTCGGTTTATGTCGTGTTGCGCGCGGACGACGATCCAGATTCGCCGTACGAGGTGGTCCCATTCCTGGTCACTGCATCTGCCTACGAGGCGCAGGACTATCTCGATTCGGGCGAGGAGATCGTCGAGGCGGTCCCGATGCCCGATGGCCTGATCGCCTGGGTGCAGGAATTCTGCGACCGGCATCACGAGGACGAGGTTTTCGTAAAGCGCAAGCGCAGCGACCACCGCAAGGAGCAGGACAAGTTCGCCCGCCGCCCGGCGGTCGACGCGCCGCGGAACGGTTCCGGGAGACGTCGTCTTGTCTGA
- a CDS encoding 4Fe-4S binding protein has translation MATENGRLLICNCNGSMPLDASASALSRDGNTPFIHSALCRSQLGNFRDAVTSGGAVTVCCTQEAPLFTEVAAEANGEEETLTFVNIRERAGWSGEAEQAGPKIAALIAEAAVSGAPTTQVPLSSEGVCLVYGKDQSALDAARQLASRLDVTLLLKQSNDIVPPAVMDVPVFQGRVARAKGHLGAFEIAVDNYGPADPASRDSFRFERPQDGAMSTCDLILDLTGETPLFTGHEKRDGYFRPDPGDPVAVQKALFELADMVGEFAKPRYVDFDADLCAHSRNRKTGCSRCIDVCPAGAVSPDGDIVAFDPYVCGGCGACNSVCPTGAAHYTFPATATLIARLSALMQAYGDAGGKHATLFVHDAEHGGQMIDMMARFGRGLPAHVLPFAVTQTTQVGLDFLAAAFANGVGRVVLYAHPTKREEISGLASQIGLAETVLTGLGFESGLVELLIEADPDAVETRFWSLPKTGGVTPRPFLALGGKREIMDTALAQLRLAAPESADIIALPPGAPYGRVAVDAEACTLCLACVGACPAGALQDNPDKPELSFIENNCVQCGLCQNTCPESAITLEPRLNFLTEAKSPAVMKEEEPFHCVRCGKPFAAKSSIERIVATLAEKHPMFKSPEAARRLQMCEDCRVVDQFEGKDDPMRGGARPAVRTTEDYIDGKIPDEDENIH, from the coding sequence ATGGCCACCGAAAACGGGCGGCTGCTGATCTGCAATTGCAATGGCTCCATGCCTCTGGACGCCAGCGCTTCCGCGCTTTCGCGCGACGGAAACACGCCCTTCATCCACTCCGCGCTCTGCCGTTCGCAGCTCGGAAATTTTCGCGATGCGGTAACCTCCGGCGGCGCGGTAACGGTCTGCTGCACACAGGAAGCCCCGCTTTTCACCGAGGTCGCGGCGGAAGCGAACGGCGAGGAGGAGACCCTCACCTTCGTCAATATCCGCGAACGCGCGGGCTGGTCCGGGGAGGCGGAACAGGCCGGCCCCAAGATCGCGGCCCTGATCGCCGAGGCCGCTGTCAGCGGCGCACCGACGACGCAGGTGCCACTGAGCTCGGAGGGAGTTTGCCTGGTCTACGGCAAGGACCAGTCGGCACTCGATGCCGCACGCCAGCTCGCCTCTCGTCTTGACGTCACCTTGCTGCTGAAACAGAGCAACGACATCGTTCCGCCTGCGGTGATGGACGTGCCTGTTTTCCAGGGCCGGGTTGCGCGTGCCAAAGGACATCTGGGCGCCTTCGAGATCGCCGTCGACAATTACGGGCCGGCGGACCCGGCAAGCCGGGACTCCTTCCGTTTCGAGCGCCCGCAGGACGGCGCGATGTCGACCTGCGACCTTATCCTGGACCTGACCGGCGAGACCCCGCTCTTCACTGGACACGAGAAGCGCGACGGATACTTCCGCCCCGATCCGGGCGATCCCGTGGCGGTTCAGAAGGCCCTGTTCGAACTTGCCGACATGGTTGGCGAGTTCGCCAAGCCTCGCTATGTCGACTTCGACGCGGATCTCTGCGCCCATTCCCGCAACCGCAAGACCGGCTGCTCGCGCTGCATCGACGTGTGCCCCGCGGGCGCCGTCAGCCCGGACGGAGACATCGTCGCCTTCGATCCGTATGTCTGCGGCGGCTGCGGCGCCTGCAACTCGGTCTGCCCGACCGGCGCCGCGCACTACACCTTCCCGGCAACGGCCACGCTAATCGCGCGCCTGAGCGCACTGATGCAGGCCTACGGCGATGCGGGCGGAAAACACGCGACGCTCTTCGTGCACGACGCCGAGCATGGGGGCCAGATGATCGATATGATGGCCCGCTTCGGACGCGGCCTGCCGGCGCATGTGCTGCCTTTCGCGGTCACGCAGACGACACAGGTCGGCCTCGATTTCCTCGCCGCCGCCTTTGCCAACGGCGTCGGCCGGGTGGTGCTCTATGCGCATCCGACGAAACGGGAGGAGATCTCGGGCCTCGCGAGCCAAATCGGACTGGCGGAAACCGTGCTGACCGGACTCGGTTTCGAGAGCGGCCTTGTCGAGCTTCTGATCGAGGCCGACCCGGACGCTGTCGAAACCCGGTTCTGGAGCCTGCCCAAAACCGGCGGGGTCACGCCGCGCCCCTTTCTCGCCCTCGGCGGCAAACGGGAAATCATGGACACGGCGCTCGCCCAGCTTCGGCTGGCGGCGCCGGAGTCCGCCGACATCATCGCCTTGCCGCCCGGCGCACCCTATGGCCGGGTCGCGGTCGACGCGGAGGCCTGCACGCTTTGCCTCGCCTGCGTCGGCGCCTGCCCCGCCGGCGCCTTGCAGGACAATCCGGACAAGCCGGAACTGTCCTTCATCGAAAACAACTGTGTGCAATGCGGGCTTTGCCAGAACACCTGCCCAGAAAGCGCGATCACGCTGGAGCCGCGGCTGAACTTCCTGACCGAGGCGAAATCGCCGGCGGTGATGAAGGAGGAGGAGCCGTTTCACTGCGTTCGTTGCGGCAAGCCCTTCGCGGCCAAGAGCTCGATCGAGCGGATCGTCGCCACGCTGGCGGAGAAGCACCCGATGTTCAAATCGCCTGAAGCGGCAAGGCGGCTGCAGATGTGCGAGGACTGCAGGGTGGTCGACCAGTTCGAGGGCAAGGACGATCCGATGCGCGGCGGCGCCCGGCCCGCAGTGCGGACGACCGAGGATTATATCGACGGCAAGATCCCCGACGAGGACGAGAACATCCACTGA
- a CDS encoding DUF6494 family protein, with protein sequence MNEDVFNMSVRKFLKKVGVTSQREIEAAIRKAVENGSLTGPAEAKVVLSVPAAGLEVTIDGTIETE encoded by the coding sequence ATGAACGAAGACGTCTTCAACATGAGCGTGCGGAAGTTCCTGAAGAAGGTAGGCGTGACCTCGCAGCGCGAGATCGAGGCTGCGATCCGCAAGGCGGTGGAAAATGGCAGCCTCACCGGTCCCGCTGAGGCGAAGGTGGTGCTCTCCGTTCCCGCCGCGGGGCTCGAAGTCACCATCGACGGTACCATCGAGACAGAATAG
- a CDS encoding DUF6352 family protein has product MAEARDFWISSGYGLLERNADGRLTVTDAFLRALFARPEIAPVAESCATERSLHAALLEDPRRPVSDMELAAFGDPDGRENYQIVLGFRDALLAADSLEAFYLSTFREGGISIPPLFLDQLAHVVCRNMLEGVTDPFRARAAELLFRSQRVTLQDGTVMCADEEIVDMHAAGQGYSSLERLIAENDTPLRSVELDVLTEENASIYWERSDRFDTVLDLTFTRPGLDALCRVLEAWVAHFLGVEVSVAPVRSIADEKWVWHIGLDVTSSAILNALYQGDEVPEEEMVNLLALFRLEFKSPEAMMPSIAGRPVYLGLAQDPSGVLRMKPQNLLVNLPLAPPA; this is encoded by the coding sequence ATGGCTGAGGCGAGGGATTTCTGGATCAGCTCCGGCTATGGGTTGCTGGAGCGGAACGCGGACGGCCGGCTCACGGTCACCGATGCGTTTCTGCGCGCCTTATTCGCGCGCCCCGAAATCGCACCGGTCGCGGAATCCTGCGCCACCGAACGCAGCCTCCATGCGGCGCTTCTGGAAGATCCCCGGCGTCCGGTCAGCGATATGGAGCTCGCGGCGTTCGGCGATCCGGACGGGCGGGAGAACTACCAGATCGTTCTCGGTTTTCGCGACGCCCTGCTGGCTGCGGACAGCCTCGAAGCCTTCTATCTCTCGACCTTCCGCGAGGGCGGTATCTCGATCCCGCCGCTTTTCCTCGATCAGCTCGCCCATGTCGTCTGCCGGAACATGCTGGAGGGCGTGACGGACCCGTTCCGGGCCCGCGCGGCGGAGCTGCTGTTCCGCTCTCAGCGGGTGACGTTGCAGGACGGCACGGTGATGTGCGCCGACGAGGAAATCGTCGATATGCATGCGGCCGGACAGGGCTACAGCTCGTTGGAACGGCTGATCGCGGAGAACGACACACCGCTCCGTTCGGTCGAACTGGATGTGCTGACCGAGGAGAATGCCTCGATCTACTGGGAGCGTAGCGACCGCTTCGATACCGTGCTCGACCTGACCTTCACCCGCCCGGGGCTCGACGCGCTCTGCCGCGTGCTGGAAGCTTGGGTCGCGCATTTCCTCGGAGTCGAGGTTTCGGTGGCGCCGGTCCGCAGCATCGCGGACGAGAAATGGGTCTGGCATATCGGGCTGGACGTCACTTCCAGCGCGATCCTGAACGCCCTCTACCAGGGCGACGAGGTGCCGGAAGAGGAGATGGTCAATCTTCTGGCGTTGTTCCGCCTCGAGTTCAAATCGCCGGAAGCGATGATGCCGTCGATCGCCGGGCGTCCGGTCTATCTCGGTCTGGCGCAGGACCCGTCGGGCGTCTTGCGGATGAAGCCGCAGAACCTTCTCGTCAATCTGCCGCTCGCGCCGCCGGCGTGA
- a CDS encoding biotin/lipoate--protein ligase family protein, whose product MLDELSFPPIYRPCRVLEGSDPLEAAIAAAKDGADPASLFWLDSATDFACAIVLGPDRPLSETLAAVHVAMVALGDCLGATVPPQVEVLFGWPDRLIVNGALAGGVTISVDPALWDDPEDPEPEWAVLGIRLAMTPRDDAPEPGMTRQRTTLFDEGCGDLTTGSLLESFSRHFLLWTNRYLSEGLRPIADMWLPRAAKRGENVELKFGGKEWRGTLLGLDEKGGLVLGETKTPLVPLTDVVRKPTWSLD is encoded by the coding sequence ATGCTGGACGAATTGTCCTTTCCGCCAATCTATCGGCCCTGCCGCGTGCTCGAGGGCAGCGACCCTCTGGAGGCGGCGATTGCCGCCGCGAAGGATGGCGCCGATCCTGCGAGCCTGTTCTGGCTCGACAGCGCCACGGATTTCGCTTGCGCGATCGTCCTCGGCCCGGACCGGCCGTTGTCCGAGACCCTCGCGGCCGTGCATGTCGCGATGGTGGCGCTCGGGGATTGTCTCGGTGCCACGGTGCCGCCGCAGGTCGAGGTGCTTTTCGGCTGGCCCGACCGGCTGATCGTGAACGGTGCGCTCGCCGGCGGCGTGACGATTTCCGTCGATCCGGCGCTCTGGGACGATCCGGAAGACCCCGAACCGGAATGGGCCGTGCTCGGTATCCGGCTCGCGATGACGCCGCGGGACGACGCGCCAGAGCCGGGCATGACGCGGCAGCGCACCACGCTCTTCGACGAAGGCTGCGGCGATCTTACGACCGGCAGCCTGCTGGAGAGTTTCTCGCGCCATTTCCTGCTCTGGACCAACCGCTATCTCTCCGAAGGCCTGCGCCCCATTGCCGATATGTGGCTGCCGCGTGCGGCGAAGCGGGGGGAGAACGTGGAGCTGAAATTCGGCGGCAAGGAATGGCGCGGTACGCTGCTCGGGCTCGATGAGAAGGGCGGCCTGGTGCTCGGCGAGACGAAGACGCCCCTGGTGCCGTTGACCGACGTGGTGAGGAAACCGACATGGTCGCTGGATTGA
- a CDS encoding tetratricopeptide repeat protein, translating to MQVRGLLIAAHGLHQAGRIAEAVSGYRRVLTAAPAEADSWHLLGTAMLQASRPGPAAACISKGLVAHPARHDFRLNLGFALIDSGRIEEAASVLDTACRQAPGEASYWSACAAARKRLGDQRGTEKAYRAALVLAPADSTSLYNLALALQENGDAERAASLYGRTLSFDPLNRTARANRAQALKSLDKVNEAIREFRRALVLSPDDATLLNDLGILLWAEKCVRDAIDLYSRAMTAAPERAEIARNLTGALASSGRYETALEVYGKAIETHPEDPGFPVRRAFALPVIARDLAQIDEARLKIAGFLASPDAERIRLSDPLTEVGAANFYLVYHGRNDRTLAEGISAFYRRACPALNFIAPHCADGPKHGDKIELGICSKYLAGHTIGAVFGELVTGFDRDRFRLTLLRPPGLRDAAAAKIAAGFDRVVELPADIGRAATVAAECHLDALLYTDIGMEPFTYFLAHTRLAPVQWATWGHPVTTGISTVDVYLSPDCFEPEGADAHYAERLVRSPSIPMVYRDGPVPPPAEKSAFGLPENGPLYLCPQNLFKLHPDYDHVFADILRRDTRGTLGLIEGANPEWTERLKTRLQTVLGSAMERVRFLPYLPKNEYMRLLGAAEVMLDPIHFGGSNTTLGGFAAGTPVITWPGPYMRGRMTAGLYRTMGIEDCIAADHSDYAAKAVEIANDPAWRADVAQRIREARPAVVGTTGASDDLGNLLAEAVSSRSGSR from the coding sequence GTGCAGGTTCGCGGACTGCTGATCGCAGCACATGGGCTGCACCAGGCCGGCCGAATCGCCGAGGCCGTCAGCGGCTACCGACGGGTGCTCACGGCTGCGCCCGCCGAAGCCGACAGCTGGCACCTGCTCGGCACAGCGATGCTGCAGGCATCCCGCCCCGGCCCGGCAGCCGCCTGCATCTCCAAGGGCCTTGTCGCGCATCCCGCCCGACACGACTTCCGCCTCAACCTCGGCTTTGCGCTGATCGACTCCGGCCGCATCGAAGAGGCCGCATCGGTGCTCGACACGGCCTGCCGGCAAGCGCCGGGCGAGGCCTCGTACTGGAGTGCCTGCGCCGCCGCACGCAAACGGCTCGGAGATCAGCGTGGAACGGAAAAGGCGTACCGCGCCGCACTTGTCCTCGCCCCGGCCGACAGCACCTCACTCTACAATCTCGCGCTCGCGCTACAGGAAAACGGCGATGCGGAAAGGGCAGCGAGTCTCTACGGGCGGACACTTTCTTTCGATCCGTTGAACAGGACCGCCCGCGCCAATCGGGCCCAGGCTCTGAAGAGCCTCGATAAGGTCAACGAGGCCATCCGCGAGTTCCGGCGCGCACTCGTGCTCTCGCCGGACGATGCGACATTGCTGAACGACCTCGGCATCCTGCTCTGGGCGGAAAAATGCGTCCGCGACGCCATCGACCTCTACTCCCGCGCCATGACTGCAGCACCAGAGCGGGCAGAGATCGCCCGGAACCTGACCGGGGCGCTCGCGAGTTCAGGCCGATACGAAACCGCTCTCGAAGTCTACGGAAAGGCGATCGAGACGCACCCGGAAGATCCCGGCTTTCCGGTCCGGAGGGCCTTTGCTCTCCCCGTCATCGCGCGGGATCTCGCGCAGATTGATGAAGCCCGGCTGAAGATCGCCGGTTTTCTCGCCTCGCCGGACGCGGAACGGATCCGGCTCTCGGATCCTCTGACGGAAGTCGGCGCGGCGAACTTCTATCTCGTCTATCACGGCCGCAACGACCGCACTCTCGCGGAGGGGATCAGCGCCTTCTACCGCCGTGCGTGCCCGGCGCTGAATTTCATCGCGCCGCATTGCGCGGACGGGCCCAAACACGGCGACAAAATCGAACTTGGTATCTGCTCGAAATATCTCGCGGGCCATACGATCGGCGCAGTGTTCGGAGAACTCGTCACGGGGTTCGACAGGGACCGTTTTCGTCTCACCCTGCTCCGCCCGCCCGGCCTGAGAGACGCCGCAGCGGCAAAGATCGCTGCCGGCTTCGACAGGGTGGTCGAACTGCCTGCGGATATCGGGCGCGCGGCGACGGTCGCGGCGGAGTGCCACCTCGATGCATTGCTCTATACCGATATCGGTATGGAGCCGTTCACCTACTTTCTCGCCCATACGCGGCTCGCCCCCGTGCAATGGGCGACCTGGGGGCATCCGGTCACGACGGGTATCAGCACGGTCGACGTCTATCTCTCACCGGACTGTTTCGAGCCCGAAGGCGCGGATGCGCACTATGCCGAGCGGCTGGTGAGGAGTCCGAGCATCCCGATGGTCTACCGGGACGGCCCGGTACCTCCGCCGGCGGAGAAGAGCGCATTCGGATTGCCGGAGAACGGACCGCTCTATCTCTGCCCGCAGAACCTTTTCAAGCTGCACCCGGATTACGACCATGTCTTCGCCGATATCCTGCGGCGCGATACGCGCGGCACGCTGGGCCTGATCGAAGGCGCCAACCCGGAATGGACGGAGAGGCTGAAGACCCGTCTCCAAACCGTTCTCGGCAGCGCAATGGAGCGGGTGCGGTTCCTGCCTTATCTGCCGAAGAATGAATATATGCGTTTGCTCGGCGCGGCAGAGGTGATGCTGGACCCGATCCATTTCGGCGGCAGCAACACGACTCTCGGCGGGTTCGCCGCCGGTACCCCGGTGATCACTTGGCCCGGACCCTACATGCGCGGACGCATGACCGCAGGACTATACCGCACCATGGGGATCGAGGATTGCATTGCCGCGGACCATTCGGACTATGCCGCTAAGGCGGTCGAGATCGCCAACGACCCCGCATGGCGCGCCGATGTCGCCCAGCGGATCCGGGAGGCACGGCCGGCAGTCGTCGGGACCACCGGCGCTTCGGACGATCTCGGAAACCTGCTGGCGGAGGCCGTCAGCTCGCGGAGCGGTTCGCGATAA
- the rfaE1 gene encoding D-glycero-beta-D-manno-heptose-7-phosphate kinase, whose translation MTHDSDLAAKVDSLAGVRLLCVGDAMLDRFVYGSVDRISPEAPVPVLRIQRETAMLGGAGNVVRNLVALGAEACFISVIGRDAAGRELTGLVAEETGVESHLLTIPGRETTIKVRYVAGAQQLLRADQENVGAIDAAVEEDMISRAVADLDQSSALVLSDYGKGLLSQSGLTQLIETARKKGRPVIVDPKGTYYGRYRGATVITPNRRELYEASGMPVDNVEAIVAAARHIIAHAGVESVLVTRSQDGMTYVSGDRDAEPLHFEAAAREVFDVSGAGDTVVAVLAAALGRGLPVAHGIELANAAAGIVVGKMGTAVAYASELAAAFRAHDLLQGEVKVASADMIARRAKEWRDQGLRVGFTNGCFDLLHPGHVSLMRQAKAACDRLIVGLNSDASVARLKGPTRPVQSEASRAAVLASLATVDAVAIFGEDTPMELIETVRPDVLIKGADYTVETVVGAEFVQSYGGKVVLAQLEDGHSTTATIARMNAGK comes from the coding sequence ATGACCCACGATTCCGATCTCGCAGCCAAGGTCGACTCGCTCGCGGGGGTCCGATTGCTCTGTGTCGGCGATGCGATGCTCGACCGCTTCGTCTATGGGAGCGTCGACCGGATTTCGCCGGAGGCGCCCGTACCGGTACTCCGAATCCAGCGTGAGACCGCAATGCTGGGCGGGGCGGGAAACGTCGTACGCAACCTTGTCGCGCTCGGCGCCGAGGCCTGCTTCATCTCCGTCATCGGTCGTGATGCGGCGGGTCGCGAACTTACAGGGCTGGTTGCCGAGGAAACGGGTGTCGAGAGCCACCTGCTGACCATCCCGGGCCGTGAGACCACAATCAAAGTGCGCTACGTGGCGGGCGCACAGCAGCTGCTGCGGGCGGACCAGGAAAATGTCGGCGCAATCGATGCCGCTGTCGAGGAGGATATGATCTCGCGCGCAGTCGCGGACCTGGATCAATCCTCTGCGCTGGTTCTGTCCGATTACGGCAAGGGGCTGCTCAGCCAGTCCGGTCTGACACAGCTTATCGAGACCGCCCGCAAGAAGGGGCGCCCGGTGATCGTCGATCCGAAAGGGACCTACTACGGTCGGTATCGCGGAGCGACGGTGATCACGCCGAACCGGCGCGAGCTTTACGAGGCGAGCGGAATGCCGGTCGATAATGTGGAAGCCATCGTTGCCGCGGCGCGTCACATCATCGCGCATGCCGGCGTCGAGTCCGTATTGGTAACGCGCAGCCAGGACGGCATGACTTATGTAAGCGGCGACCGGGATGCCGAGCCTCTGCATTTCGAAGCGGCGGCGCGGGAAGTGTTCGATGTGTCCGGTGCCGGTGACACCGTCGTCGCGGTGCTGGCTGCGGCTCTCGGGCGCGGGTTGCCGGTTGCGCATGGTATCGAGCTTGCTAATGCCGCCGCCGGGATTGTCGTCGGCAAGATGGGAACGGCCGTCGCCTACGCATCCGAACTCGCCGCTGCGTTCCGGGCCCACGACCTTCTGCAGGGCGAGGTCAAGGTCGCCTCGGCCGACATGATTGCCAGGCGGGCGAAGGAATGGCGCGATCAGGGGCTTCGGGTCGGTTTCACTAACGGTTGTTTCGATCTGCTGCATCCGGGGCATGTCTCGCTGATGCGTCAGGCCAAGGCGGCTTGCGACAGGCTTATCGTCGGGCTCAACAGTGATGCATCGGTTGCGCGCCTGAAGGGCCCGACGCGGCCGGTCCAGTCGGAAGCCTCCCGCGCCGCGGTGCTTGCTTCGCTTGCGACGGTCGATGCGGTCGCGATCTTCGGTGAGGATACGCCGATGGAACTCATCGAGACCGTGCGTCCCGACGTGCTGATCAAAGGTGCGGACTACACGGTCGAGACGGTGGTCGGTGCCGAGTTTGTGCAGTCTTACGGCGGTAAGGTCGTGCTCGCGCAGCTTGAGGATGGCCACAGCACCACGGCGACTATCGCGCGGATGAACGCCGGCAAATAA
- a CDS encoding SIS domain-containing protein has protein sequence MNLGAFFESEFDEHLRVAADARKMLSAPFSELTERCVAAIRNGGKLLFFGNGGSAADAQHLATEFTIRYVKDRPAIAAIALTTDSSALTAAGNDLGFDQLFARQIEALGKPEDVAIGISTSGTSPNVIEGLKAARRLGLVAAGFAGRGGGDMVGLADPLIVVPHDASNRIQEMHITIGHSLCGAIEIELGLAEAK, from the coding sequence ATGAATCTCGGCGCGTTCTTCGAGAGCGAGTTCGATGAGCATCTGAGAGTGGCGGCGGATGCGCGTAAGATGCTTTCCGCTCCGTTCTCCGAACTGACCGAACGCTGTGTCGCTGCGATCAGGAACGGCGGAAAGCTGCTGTTTTTCGGGAACGGTGGCAGCGCGGCGGATGCGCAGCATCTCGCGACGGAGTTCACGATCCGCTATGTGAAGGACCGCCCGGCGATCGCGGCGATCGCGCTTACGACGGACAGTTCCGCCCTGACGGCGGCGGGCAATGACCTTGGGTTTGATCAACTGTTCGCCCGGCAGATTGAGGCGCTTGGAAAACCGGAGGACGTCGCCATCGGTATATCGACCTCCGGCACCTCGCCGAACGTGATCGAGGGGCTGAAGGCGGCGCGCCGGTTGGGGCTGGTCGCGGCCGGTTTCGCCGGTCGGGGCGGCGGCGACATGGTCGGACTTGCGGATCCCCTGATCGTGGTTCCGCACGATGCCTCGAACCGGATCCAGGAAATGCACATCACCATTGGTCACTCGCTTTGCGGTGCGATTGAAATCGAGCTCGGTCTCGCGGAGGCCAAATGA